A single window of Candidatus Obscuribacter sp. DNA harbors:
- a CDS encoding DUF4388 domain-containing protein, with the protein MENLQTRNGRVFIVGDQQASSGQDQLTSTLQGNLSDKPIAYLLSIAQHCDATGYLHIGPRACAVVIQLALGSPRYAVSPMGKGHEVIMDLFTWKSGAISFEPGKLPESVNVDETIEQIVSCGEVFGHDTDFLHSHMITDQSILLRGPKCGKEEFESMLKGCKTVKSDVLAELFSSIYGTLNLLDVAERLNLPRSQWVMGVAYLLRSGALVAPDGTSLKTNETGVNLLADLSRVEAASSAVAATAEMEVVQTSVPLGLPLAPVVLKHQSGRVSLDLLNNPDTGIVNAEVMEYFVVAEFLRAVRFKTPLTLMVFCLCQDSTSASAIYLEHLRTILTLIDGVRREVDMFGHFGERTYAMLLPNVLPEQASVLADRIGAQITKDLPAFAASGMSMHFGIAGAPTDAVEIVTLAMGAQQAMKAAHDTKALKMLVNQIRA; encoded by the coding sequence ATGGAAAATTTACAAACAAGAAATGGACGAGTCTTTATTGTTGGAGACCAACAGGCAAGCTCTGGTCAAGATCAATTAACCAGTACATTGCAGGGTAACCTATCAGATAAGCCTATTGCTTACTTGCTCTCAATCGCTCAGCACTGCGATGCTACCGGATATTTGCATATCGGTCCCAGAGCCTGTGCAGTCGTTATTCAATTAGCGCTGGGCAGCCCCCGCTACGCCGTCTCGCCTATGGGTAAAGGACATGAAGTGATCATGGACCTCTTTACCTGGAAGTCAGGGGCTATCAGTTTTGAGCCTGGTAAGTTGCCAGAGTCTGTCAACGTCGATGAGACTATTGAGCAAATTGTGTCTTGCGGAGAAGTTTTTGGTCACGATACTGACTTTTTGCACAGCCATATGATCACTGATCAATCGATTTTGTTGCGCGGTCCTAAATGCGGTAAAGAAGAATTTGAGTCTATGCTCAAAGGCTGTAAAACAGTCAAAAGTGATGTGCTGGCTGAGTTGTTTAGTAGTATTTACGGCACTCTCAATTTGCTTGATGTGGCAGAGAGGCTCAATTTGCCGCGCAGTCAGTGGGTCATGGGTGTGGCTTATTTGCTGCGTAGTGGAGCGCTCGTGGCACCGGATGGCACATCACTTAAGACAAATGAAACCGGAGTCAATCTCCTTGCTGATTTGAGTCGCGTCGAGGCCGCTTCCAGCGCCGTTGCCGCTACTGCCGAAATGGAAGTGGTACAGACATCGGTGCCATTAGGGTTGCCTCTAGCGCCTGTAGTCCTGAAGCATCAGAGCGGACGTGTCAGTCTCGATCTTTTAAACAATCCAGATACTGGCATTGTCAATGCCGAAGTGATGGAATATTTTGTGGTGGCAGAGTTTTTGAGAGCGGTGCGCTTTAAAACTCCCCTTACTCTCATGGTCTTTTGTCTCTGTCAGGATAGCACCAGTGCCAGTGCTATTTACCTCGAGCACCTGCGCACGATTTTGACTTTGATTGATGGTGTCAGGCGTGAAGTAGACATGTTTGGTCATTTTGGCGAGCGCACTTACGCTATGCTTTTGCCCAATGTTTTGCCGGAGCAAGCAAGTGTACTGGCCGATCGCATTGGTGCTCAAATTACTAAGGACCTGCCTGCCTTTGCCGCTAGTGGTATGTCAATGCATTTTGGCATTGCCGGTGCGCCCACTGACGCTGTAGAGATTGTCACCCTAGCTATGGGAGCGCAGCAAGCGATGAAAGCTGCTCATGACACCAAAGCCCTAAAGATGTTAGTCAATCAAATCAGGGCTTAG
- the hydA gene encoding dihydropyrimidinase, which translates to MKTLIKNGRIVTAVDDYHGDILIDGERISVIGECLEMEADQVIDAEGLLVIPGGIDAHTHMDMPFGGTTSADNFETGTRAAAHGGTTTIIDFAIQNKGQSLYEALDTWHAKAAGKAAIDYGFHMITTDMPRERLSEMKKLIDQEGVTSFKLFMAYPGVLLVDDATIFRAMVTAGEQGGLICMHAENGVVINEIVQYALEQGCTAPKFHALTRPTKAEAEGVNRAIALAEMAGSPVYIVHLSCYDALKKIKEARDEGIPAFAETCPQYLFLDISHNERENFEGAKYVMTPPLREKWNQEELWTGLRMNDLQTVSTDHCPFCFANQKQLGKDDFSKIPNGGPGVENRMSLIYTGGVVQGRINLNRFVEITSTSAAKIFGLFPRKGTIAVGSDADIVLFDPDKKWTISAKNHHMNVDYNCYEGMNVQGDARYVFSRGKLVIDKGQYLGKMGDGSYLKRSTVQHKTKESALSITKHK; encoded by the coding sequence ATGAAAACACTGATCAAAAACGGGCGCATCGTTACTGCCGTAGATGATTATCATGGCGATATATTGATTGATGGGGAGCGCATCTCAGTCATCGGCGAATGCCTGGAGATGGAAGCAGACCAGGTCATCGATGCCGAGGGCTTGCTCGTCATCCCTGGCGGTATCGACGCCCACACCCACATGGACATGCCCTTCGGCGGCACAACTTCCGCTGACAACTTCGAGACAGGTACAAGGGCTGCTGCCCACGGCGGTACCACCACGATTATCGACTTTGCCATCCAAAACAAAGGTCAATCTCTCTACGAAGCGCTCGATACCTGGCATGCCAAAGCAGCAGGCAAAGCGGCAATTGACTATGGCTTCCATATGATCACCACGGACATGCCCAGAGAGCGCCTCTCCGAAATGAAGAAACTAATAGACCAGGAAGGCGTGACCAGCTTTAAGCTGTTTATGGCTTATCCGGGTGTGCTGCTTGTGGATGATGCCACTATTTTTAGAGCCATGGTCACTGCTGGTGAGCAAGGTGGACTTATTTGTATGCACGCCGAAAACGGTGTGGTAATCAATGAAATCGTCCAGTATGCCCTAGAGCAAGGCTGCACCGCGCCTAAGTTTCACGCCCTGACAAGACCCACTAAAGCGGAAGCAGAAGGTGTCAACCGCGCCATAGCTCTAGCCGAAATGGCTGGCTCACCTGTCTACATAGTGCACTTGAGCTGTTACGACGCCCTCAAAAAAATCAAAGAAGCCCGCGATGAAGGCATCCCGGCATTTGCCGAAACCTGCCCACAGTATCTCTTTTTGGATATCAGCCACAACGAAAGAGAAAATTTTGAAGGGGCAAAATATGTCATGACCCCACCCCTTAGAGAAAAGTGGAACCAGGAAGAACTCTGGACAGGGCTTAGAATGAACGATCTGCAAACAGTATCGACAGATCATTGCCCCTTTTGCTTTGCCAATCAAAAACAACTGGGCAAAGATGACTTTAGCAAAATACCCAATGGCGGACCCGGTGTCGAAAACCGCATGAGCCTCATTTACACCGGCGGGGTGGTGCAGGGCCGCATCAACCTCAACCGTTTTGTCGAAATCACATCCACCTCAGCTGCCAAGATCTTTGGGCTGTTTCCCCGCAAAGGTACCATTGCAGTAGGCTCAGACGCTGATATCGTGCTCTTTGATCCGGACAAAAAATGGACCATTTCAGCCAAAAATCACCACATGAACGTCGACTACAACTGCTACGAAGGTATGAACGTGCAGGGCGACGCCCGCTATGTCTTTAGCCGGGGCAAGCTGGTTATCGACAAGGGTCAGTATCTGGGCAAAATGGGTGACGGCAGCTATCTCAAGCGCTCCACCGTGCAACACAAGACCAAAGAATCAGCTTTATCCATCACAAAACACAAATAA
- the murQ gene encoding N-acetylmuramic acid 6-phosphate etherase, with amino-acid sequence MGYIQEFTKMVTEERNSRTMDLDVLSSADLVARVQKEDFDVAEAVQKVTPEIAKAVDLVVERISQGGRLIYFGAGTSGRLGVLDATECHPTFGVDREMVQACIAGGKEAMFVSFENAEDSRELGEKDAKAINVSSKDAIIGITASGRTPYVIAACEYGKKEGAAVIALVNNFESPLAQVCDVTIAPVVGPEALTGSTRMKAGTAQKMVLNLISTCTMVRLGKVYENLMVDLKPTNEKLRERAVSIIALLCNVARPIAEGALVASHFQAKTAILMLTRKMGRAQADELITKCGGSLRKALEASANTGAAV; translated from the coding sequence ATGGGCTACATACAAGAATTCACCAAAATGGTGACCGAAGAAAGAAATAGCAGAACCATGGACCTCGATGTGCTGAGTTCAGCAGATCTGGTAGCACGCGTACAAAAAGAAGACTTTGATGTCGCCGAAGCAGTGCAAAAAGTCACCCCTGAAATTGCCAAAGCAGTGGATCTAGTCGTCGAACGTATCTCTCAAGGCGGCAGACTGATTTATTTTGGCGCTGGTACCAGCGGTCGCCTCGGTGTCCTCGATGCCACAGAGTGCCATCCCACCTTTGGTGTCGATAGAGAAATGGTCCAGGCTTGCATCGCTGGCGGCAAAGAAGCAATGTTTGTCTCCTTTGAAAACGCCGAAGACTCTAGAGAACTGGGCGAAAAAGACGCCAAAGCAATAAATGTATCCAGCAAAGATGCCATCATCGGTATTACTGCCAGCGGACGCACTCCTTATGTCATAGCCGCCTGCGAATACGGCAAAAAAGAAGGGGCCGCAGTAATCGCTCTCGTTAACAACTTCGAGTCCCCGCTCGCTCAAGTTTGCGATGTCACAATCGCTCCAGTGGTTGGTCCCGAAGCTCTCACCGGCAGTACTCGGATGAAAGCCGGTACAGCTCAAAAGATGGTACTTAACTTGATTTCGACCTGCACCATGGTGAGACTGGGTAAAGTCTACGAAAACTTGATGGTGGACCTCAAACCTACCAACGAAAAATTGAGAGAAAGAGCAGTTTCAATCATTGCATTGCTCTGCAATGTAGCCAGACCAATCGCCGAGGGCGCGCTTGTGGCAAGCCACTTCCAGGCTAAAACCGCCATTCTCATGCTTACCCGCAAAATGGGCAGAGCACAAGCAGACGAACTAATCACCAAATGTGGTGGCTCTCTGCGCAAGGCTCTAGAAGCCAGCGCCAATACTGGAGCCGCTGTTTAA